In Synechococcus sp. RS9909, one genomic interval encodes:
- a CDS encoding nicotinate-nucleotide adenylyltransferase, which produces MTAAPGLALFGTSADPPTCGHQALLEGLTDRFSEVATWASDNPSKQHAIPLEQRLELLSTLVQSMQAPRLQLVQELSSPYAITTLQRAEARWPGRPLSFVVGSDLTAQIPRWKDAASLLQRCQLVIVPRQGFPIQHQDLDQLRNLGGQLEILPLTIPATASSNIRQRPAAEQIPAALHPLLLKHNFYGFAPGSG; this is translated from the coding sequence ATGACGGCAGCTCCTGGCCTTGCCCTGTTCGGCACCAGCGCCGATCCGCCCACCTGCGGGCATCAGGCGCTGCTGGAGGGACTGACCGACCGCTTTTCCGAGGTGGCCACCTGGGCGAGCGACAACCCCTCCAAGCAGCACGCCATCCCCCTGGAGCAGCGCCTCGAATTGCTCAGCACCCTGGTGCAGTCGATGCAGGCCCCCCGGTTGCAGCTGGTGCAGGAGCTCAGCAGCCCGTACGCCATCACCACCCTGCAACGCGCCGAAGCGCGCTGGCCCGGTCGCCCCCTCAGCTTTGTGGTGGGCAGTGACCTCACTGCCCAGATCCCCCGCTGGAAAGACGCGGCATCGCTGCTGCAACGCTGCCAACTGGTGATCGTGCCCCGCCAAGGCTTCCCGATCCAGCACCAGGATCTCGACCAATTACGCAACCTGGGCGGCCAGTTGGAGATCTTGCCGCTCACGATTCCAGCGACGGCCAGTTCGAACATCCGGCAACGGCCTGCCGCGGAACAGATTCCAGCCGCCCTGCACCCCCTGCTGCTGAAGCACAATTTCTATGGTTTTGCCCCCGGCTCGGGCTGA
- a CDS encoding CNNM domain-containing protein has product MTTDLLTLLLMVLVVLAGSAVCSGVEAALLTVNPVRVHELAARTGPPAGARRLAQLRQRLGRTLSVLVIANNGFNIFGSMMLGGYAAWVFQKNQFSDVALPLFSVALTVLVILLGEILPKAIGTRLALPVALASAPVLHWLGVLMRPLVLLLERLLPAISEENEISTDENEIRLLARLGSQKGQIEADEAAMIAKVFQLNDLTARDLMTPRVAAPTLEGAASLEALRPQLLANPSAWWVVLGAEVDRVLGVASRDQLLTALLEQRGQLSAADLCEPVEFVPEMIRADRLLTSFRRDNSGVRVVVDEFGGFVGVIGADAVLAVLAGWWRKGAGVGIAE; this is encoded by the coding sequence ATGACCACCGACCTGCTGACCCTGCTGTTGATGGTGCTGGTGGTGCTGGCGGGATCCGCCGTCTGCTCGGGCGTTGAAGCGGCCCTGCTCACGGTCAATCCCGTGCGCGTGCACGAGCTGGCCGCACGGACAGGGCCGCCAGCGGGAGCACGACGGCTGGCCCAGTTGCGTCAACGCCTCGGCCGCACCCTCTCGGTGCTGGTGATCGCCAATAATGGGTTCAACATTTTCGGCAGCATGATGCTCGGCGGCTACGCCGCTTGGGTGTTTCAGAAAAACCAGTTCAGCGACGTGGCCCTGCCGCTGTTTTCGGTGGCCCTCACCGTGCTGGTGATTCTGCTGGGTGAAATTCTTCCCAAGGCGATCGGCACCCGGCTCGCCCTCCCCGTGGCCCTGGCCAGCGCGCCGGTGCTGCACTGGCTCGGGGTGCTGATGCGACCCCTGGTGCTGCTGCTGGAGCGATTGCTGCCTGCGATCAGTGAAGAGAATGAAATCAGCACCGACGAGAACGAAATCCGGCTGCTGGCACGCCTCGGCTCCCAGAAGGGACAGATCGAAGCCGATGAGGCGGCGATGATCGCCAAGGTGTTCCAACTCAATGACCTCACCGCCAGGGATCTGATGACCCCCCGCGTGGCCGCACCCACCCTGGAGGGTGCCGCCTCGCTCGAAGCCCTCCGCCCCCAGCTGCTGGCGAACCCCTCGGCCTGGTGGGTCGTGCTCGGCGCCGAGGTGGATCGGGTGCTTGGGGTGGCCAGTCGCGATCAGCTGCTCACTGCCCTGCTGGAGCAACGCGGTCAGCTCAGTGCCGCTGATCTCTGCGAGCCGGTGGAGTTCGTGCCCGAGATGATCCGGGCCGACCGCTTGCTCACCAGCTTCCGACGCGACAACAGCGGTGTGCGCGTGGTGGTGGATGAATTCGGCGGCTTTGTGGGCGTGATCGGTGCCGATGCGGTGCTGGCGGTGCTGGCCGGCTGGTGGCGCAAAGGTGCGGGCGTGGGGATAGCGGAATGA
- a CDS encoding DUF3326 domain-containing protein: MTAASLPTLLLVPTGIGCAIGGYAGDALASARLLAAASGCLVTHPNVMNGAALYWSDRRIHYVEGYALDRFAAGDWALQPVRQQRIGLLLDAGIEPELRQRHLQVADGCRATLGLEIGPVLSTDQPLGVHLELGESGVSWGTLEHPDALLRAGERLKDAGATAIAVVARFPEDPESDALVAYRHGSGVDALAGAEAVISHALVRHLQIPCAHAPALSPLPLDPQLDPRAAGEELGYTFLACVLVGLSRAPDLVVPTGLAGARSLRLQAADLGAVVVPDGALGGEAVLACVERGIPVITVANASLLQVTAAALGLADRVLPAASYAEAAGLVLSLREGIAPAALQRPLRPLQESC, translated from the coding sequence GTGACGGCAGCGTCCCTGCCCACCCTGCTGCTGGTGCCCACCGGCATCGGTTGCGCGATCGGTGGCTACGCCGGGGATGCCCTGGCCAGCGCGCGACTGCTGGCGGCGGCCTCAGGTTGCCTGGTGACCCACCCGAATGTGATGAATGGAGCCGCGCTCTACTGGAGCGATCGCCGCATCCATTACGTGGAGGGCTACGCCCTGGATCGCTTCGCCGCCGGCGACTGGGCCCTGCAACCCGTGCGTCAGCAACGGATCGGCCTCCTGCTGGATGCCGGGATTGAGCCGGAGTTGCGTCAGCGCCATCTGCAGGTGGCGGATGGCTGCCGGGCGACGTTGGGGCTGGAGATCGGACCTGTGCTCAGCACCGATCAACCGCTCGGGGTCCATCTGGAGCTGGGGGAGAGCGGCGTGAGCTGGGGAACCCTGGAGCATCCCGATGCCTTGCTGCGCGCCGGAGAGCGCCTGAAAGACGCTGGCGCCACGGCGATCGCTGTGGTGGCGCGCTTTCCCGAGGATCCTGAGAGTGACGCTCTGGTGGCCTATCGCCACGGCAGTGGTGTGGATGCCCTCGCCGGTGCGGAGGCGGTGATCAGCCATGCGCTCGTGCGTCACCTGCAGATCCCCTGCGCCCATGCGCCGGCCCTGTCGCCGTTGCCCCTTGATCCGCAGCTGGACCCCCGCGCGGCGGGGGAGGAACTGGGATACACGTTCCTGGCCTGTGTGTTGGTGGGGCTGAGCCGGGCGCCGGATCTGGTGGTGCCAACTGGTCTCGCTGGTGCGCGCAGCCTGCGGTTGCAGGCTGCTGATCTCGGTGCAGTGGTGGTGCCTGATGGGGCCCTGGGCGGCGAGGCCGTGCTGGCGTGTGTTGAGCGAGGGATCCCGGTGATCACCGTCGCCAATGCCTCCCTGCTGCAGGTGACTGCAGCGGCCCTCGGCCTGGCGGATCGGGTGCTGCCGGCGGCGAGCTATGCCGAGGCGGCGGGGTTGGTGCTCAGCTTGAGGGAGGGGATTGCTCCCGCAGCGCTGCAGCGGCCGCTGCGGCCACTGCAGGAGAGTTGCTGA
- a CDS encoding 2Fe-2S iron-sulfur cluster-binding protein, whose protein sequence is MSDSTAAPSFAITVELDGQQHAFPCTPEQTVLAAAEAAGVPLPSSCCAGVCTTCAARITEGEVHQPDAMGVKEELRQDGFALLCVSYPRSDLKVIAGQEDALYEAQFGQYQK, encoded by the coding sequence ATGAGCGATTCCACTGCGGCCCCCTCCTTCGCCATCACCGTTGAATTGGATGGTCAGCAGCATGCCTTTCCGTGCACCCCTGAGCAAACGGTGCTCGCCGCTGCCGAAGCGGCGGGTGTTCCTCTGCCCAGTTCCTGCTGCGCCGGGGTGTGCACGACCTGCGCGGCCCGCATCACCGAGGGCGAGGTGCATCAGCCCGATGCCATGGGCGTAAAAGAGGAGCTGCGCCAGGATGGTTTTGCCCTTCTGTGTGTGTCTTACCCCCGTTCCGATCTCAAGGTGATCGCCGGTCAGGAGGATGCGCTGTATGAGGCCCAGTTCGGTCAGTATCAGAAGTGA
- a CDS encoding NAD+ synthase, with product MRIALAQINPLVGDLPGNAARILAACQQSQQQSEPADLLLTPELSLWGYPPRDLLLNPTGVAQQQTVMDHLSQDLHDLAPALAVLVGVVEPAGDSALPHLFNAVALIQAGRWRVVGRKQLLPSYDVFDESRYFRAASGPSCLTLNLAGQPWRLGLTICEDLWVEPALQNQRLTGPDPVAALEPLGVDLLLNLSASPFAQEKSPLRRELAARAAARLNCPVIYVNQVGGNDELIFDGGSFVIDRPRQEGQAVPTLTLQLPICKEALDLWDAGSTAAASELNPKGAAAIRPDHHAMSREEQLLRALVLGVHDYAGKCGFQRALLGLSGGIDSALVAVIACAALGADRVQALLMPSPWSSRGSIEDAAALAHRLGLHTDTTPIEALMDSFAATLTPVLQGPPADVTAENLQSRIRGTLLMAVANQQGQLLLSTGNKSELAVGYCTLYGDMNGGLAVIGDLYKSTVFALCDWLDSPASQTCRRDLGLPTNGELVGRPIREKPPSAELRPDQKDSDSLPDYAVLDPLLRDLIEEHCGEEALLQRGHAPETITRVLRLFRRAEFKRRQAPPLLKVSRQAFGTGWRLPIAAV from the coding sequence ATGCGCATCGCCCTGGCCCAGATCAATCCACTGGTGGGCGATCTACCTGGCAATGCCGCGCGCATCCTCGCCGCCTGCCAACAGAGCCAGCAGCAGAGCGAACCGGCGGATCTGCTGCTGACGCCGGAACTCTCGCTCTGGGGCTATCCCCCGCGCGACCTGCTGCTCAACCCCACAGGGGTGGCTCAGCAACAGACGGTGATGGACCACCTGAGCCAAGACCTGCACGACCTCGCCCCGGCGCTGGCCGTGCTGGTGGGCGTGGTGGAACCAGCCGGGGACAGCGCTCTGCCCCATCTATTCAATGCCGTGGCCTTGATCCAGGCGGGACGGTGGCGGGTGGTGGGACGCAAACAGCTGCTCCCCAGCTACGACGTGTTTGATGAAAGCCGCTACTTCCGCGCCGCCAGCGGCCCCTCCTGCCTGACCCTCAACCTGGCCGGGCAGCCCTGGCGTCTGGGACTCACCATCTGCGAAGACCTCTGGGTGGAGCCCGCGCTCCAGAACCAGCGGCTCACAGGCCCCGATCCTGTGGCGGCCCTCGAACCGCTCGGCGTGGATCTGCTGCTGAATCTTTCCGCCTCCCCGTTCGCCCAGGAGAAATCCCCCCTGCGCCGCGAGCTGGCCGCACGGGCCGCCGCCCGCCTCAACTGCCCGGTGATCTACGTGAATCAGGTGGGGGGCAACGATGAGCTGATCTTTGATGGCGGCAGCTTTGTGATCGACCGCCCCAGGCAGGAGGGTCAGGCCGTACCGACGCTGACCCTGCAGCTGCCGATCTGCAAGGAAGCCCTGGACCTCTGGGATGCCGGCAGCACAGCCGCCGCGTCTGAGCTCAACCCCAAAGGGGCCGCAGCGATCAGGCCCGATCACCACGCCATGAGCCGCGAAGAGCAACTGCTGCGCGCTCTGGTGCTGGGGGTGCACGACTACGCCGGCAAATGTGGCTTCCAGCGCGCCCTGCTCGGCCTCAGTGGAGGCATCGATTCCGCCCTGGTGGCCGTGATCGCCTGCGCTGCCCTGGGGGCCGATCGGGTGCAGGCCCTGCTGATGCCCTCCCCCTGGAGCTCCAGGGGCTCGATCGAGGACGCCGCTGCCTTGGCGCATCGACTGGGCCTCCACACCGACACCACACCGATCGAGGCGCTCATGGACAGCTTCGCCGCCACACTGACGCCGGTGCTCCAGGGTCCGCCGGCGGATGTGACCGCCGAGAATCTCCAGTCGCGCATCCGCGGCACCCTGCTGATGGCCGTGGCCAACCAGCAGGGGCAGTTGCTGCTCTCCACCGGCAACAAATCGGAACTGGCGGTGGGGTACTGCACCCTCTATGGCGACATGAACGGGGGCCTGGCGGTGATCGGTGACCTCTACAAATCCACCGTCTTCGCTCTCTGCGACTGGCTCGACAGTCCGGCCAGCCAGACCTGCCGCCGCGACCTCGGGCTGCCGACCAACGGCGAACTGGTGGGGCGCCCGATCCGGGAGAAACCCCCCAGCGCCGAATTGAGGCCCGACCAAAAAGACAGCGATTCGCTGCCCGATTACGCCGTGCTCGATCCGCTGCTGCGCGACCTGATCGAAGAGCATTGCGGAGAGGAGGCGTTGCTGCAGCGGGGCCATGCCCCCGAGACGATCACCCGGGTGCTGCGCCTGTTCCGCCGGGCCGAATTCAAACGACGCCAGGCGCCGCCGCTCCTGAAGGTGAGCCGTCAGGCTTTCGGCACAGGCTGGCGGCTGCCGATCGCTGCCGTCTGA
- the ald gene encoding alanine dehydrogenase, producing the protein MAHSILTAPMASIGVPTEIKADEQRVALTPDGVRDLVTQGLEVRVQAGAGDGAGIADAAFAAAGAQVVDRDTAWAAHLVVKVKEPQEEEFRFLRDDMVLFTYLHLAAYPKVGQALLDAGTTGVAYETVQLENGSLPLLAPMSEIAGRLAAQVGARLLERPNGGRGVLIGGCTGVRPARVVVLGAGTVGWNAARLAAAMDAEVMLLDRSPERLRSLEADRRGRLMSVVSSRGLLERLVPTADLLIGAVLTPGGRAPTLVDEEMVQQMQPGSVIVDVAIDQGGCVATSRETTHTDPTVTIHSVQHYAVGNMPGAVPFTSTEALVSVTLPYILGIAGRGLEEAVTERPELLSGLNTVQGAVCHPGVAKALGVPPRHPMACLR; encoded by the coding sequence ATGGCCCACTCCATTCTCACCGCTCCGATGGCGAGCATCGGGGTTCCCACCGAAATCAAGGCGGATGAGCAGCGGGTGGCCCTCACCCCCGATGGCGTCAGGGATCTGGTCACCCAGGGGTTGGAGGTGCGCGTGCAGGCCGGCGCCGGTGATGGCGCTGGCATCGCCGATGCAGCCTTTGCAGCGGCCGGCGCCCAGGTGGTGGACCGGGACACCGCCTGGGCTGCCCATCTGGTGGTGAAAGTGAAAGAACCGCAGGAGGAAGAATTCCGGTTCCTTCGCGATGACATGGTGCTGTTCACCTACCTGCATCTGGCCGCCTACCCGAAGGTGGGGCAGGCCCTGCTGGATGCGGGCACCACCGGCGTGGCCTACGAGACGGTGCAACTCGAAAATGGCAGCCTGCCCCTGCTGGCGCCGATGAGCGAAATCGCCGGACGCCTCGCGGCTCAGGTGGGCGCGCGGCTGCTGGAGAGGCCGAACGGTGGACGCGGCGTGCTGATCGGTGGCTGCACCGGCGTGCGCCCGGCCCGTGTGGTCGTGCTCGGAGCCGGCACGGTGGGCTGGAATGCGGCCCGACTGGCGGCGGCGATGGATGCGGAGGTGATGCTGCTGGATCGCTCCCCCGAACGGTTGCGCAGTTTGGAAGCCGACCGGCGCGGGCGGCTGATGAGCGTGGTGAGCAGCCGCGGCCTGCTGGAACGGCTGGTGCCCACCGCCGACCTGCTGATCGGTGCTGTGCTCACCCCCGGCGGCCGTGCTCCCACGCTGGTGGATGAGGAGATGGTGCAACAGATGCAACCCGGCTCGGTGATCGTCGATGTGGCGATCGATCAGGGGGGCTGTGTAGCCACCAGCCGGGAAACAACCCACACCGACCCCACGGTGACCATCCACAGCGTGCAGCACTACGCCGTGGGCAACATGCCCGGTGCGGTGCCGTTCACCTCCACCGAAGCACTGGTGAGCGTCACGCTCCCCTACATCCTCGGCATCGCCGGCCGCGGCCTGGAGGAAGCGGTGACCGAGCGGCCTGAACTGCTCTCCGGCCTCAACACCGTCCAAGGGGCCGTCTGCCATCCAGGCGTTGCCAAAGCGCTGGGTGTTCCCCCGAGACACCCGATGGCCTGCCTGCGCTGA
- a CDS encoding F0F1 ATP synthase subunit gamma, whose product MANLKEIRDRIKSVKNTRKITEAMRLVAAAKVRRAQEQVLRSRPFADRLARLLENLQSRMRFEDADAPLLEQRDVDTITLVAVTGDRGLCGGYNANIIKRTEQRFAELKGQGYKVDLVLIGRKAISYFTNRQYPIQATFTGLEQVPTADEAGAIANEVFAEFLSDTTDRVEIIYTKFINLVSCKPVVQTLLPLDPQGIAEADDEIFRLTTKEGRLTVETGSGPANTQPSLPSDIVFEQSPEQLLNALLPLYLQNQLLRSLQEAAASELASRMTAMNNASDNAKALAKTLTLDYNKARQAAITQEILEVVGGAAAMA is encoded by the coding sequence ATGGCAAATCTGAAGGAGATCCGAGACCGGATCAAATCGGTCAAGAACACTCGCAAGATCACCGAGGCGATGCGCCTGGTGGCTGCGGCCAAAGTGCGGCGGGCCCAGGAACAGGTGCTGCGTAGCCGTCCCTTCGCGGATCGGCTTGCACGCCTGCTGGAAAACCTCCAGTCGCGCATGCGTTTTGAAGATGCCGACGCTCCCCTGTTGGAGCAGCGCGACGTCGACACCATCACCCTGGTGGCTGTCACCGGTGATCGTGGCTTGTGTGGCGGCTACAACGCCAACATCATCAAGCGCACGGAGCAACGCTTCGCAGAGTTGAAGGGGCAGGGTTACAAAGTCGATCTGGTGTTGATCGGTCGTAAGGCGATCAGTTATTTCACCAATCGGCAGTACCCCATCCAGGCCACCTTCACCGGTCTGGAGCAGGTGCCTACGGCGGATGAAGCCGGTGCGATCGCCAACGAAGTGTTCGCAGAGTTTCTCTCTGACACCACCGATCGTGTGGAGATCATCTACACCAAATTCATCAACCTGGTGAGCTGCAAGCCCGTGGTGCAGACCCTGCTTCCCCTCGACCCCCAGGGGATTGCTGAGGCCGACGACGAAATCTTCCGTCTCACCACCAAGGAAGGTCGCCTCACGGTGGAAACCGGTTCGGGTCCTGCCAACACCCAGCCGAGCCTCCCTTCCGACATCGTGTTTGAGCAGAGCCCGGAGCAGTTGCTCAATGCTCTGCTGCCGCTCTATCTGCAGAACCAGCTGCTGCGTTCCCTTCAGGAAGCTGCCGCCTCTGAGCTCGCCAGCCGGATGACGGCGATGAACAATGCCAGCGACAACGCCAAGGCCCTCGCCAAGACTCTGACCCTTGACTACAACAAGGCCCGTCAGGCGGCGATCACTCAGGAGATTCTTGAAGTGGTGGGTGGTGCCGCTGCGATGGCCTGA
- the atpH gene encoding ATP synthase F1 subunit delta — translation MPLLNSLATPYAEALLQVTDGRQESDVVAQQCKELLGLWNSSKEFREAMISPVLEPDSKKQALTSLLAEQLKPSLLNLLKVLADRHRLAAFDAVLFRYLELYRDSRRIALAKVSTAQALSDEQLAALTGKVQAMVGTGTVELELSVDPSLIGGFVVNLGSQVIDASLAGQVRRLGLSLAKAS, via the coding sequence ATGCCATTGCTCAATTCCCTGGCCACCCCTTACGCCGAAGCACTGCTGCAGGTCACCGATGGACGTCAGGAATCTGACGTCGTCGCCCAGCAGTGCAAAGAGCTTTTGGGCCTCTGGAACAGCTCCAAGGAATTCCGTGAGGCGATGATCTCGCCCGTGCTGGAGCCCGACAGCAAGAAGCAGGCTCTGACCAGTCTTCTCGCCGAGCAGTTGAAGCCTTCTCTTCTCAATCTGCTCAAGGTTCTGGCCGATCGTCATCGCCTTGCCGCTTTCGATGCGGTGTTGTTCCGCTACCTCGAGCTGTATCGGGATTCCCGCCGTATCGCTCTGGCCAAGGTCTCCACGGCCCAGGCCCTCAGTGATGAGCAGCTCGCTGCCCTCACTGGGAAAGTGCAGGCCATGGTCGGCACCGGAACCGTGGAACTCGAGCTCAGCGTCGATCCCAGCCTGATCGGTGGTTTCGTTGTGAACCTCGGCTCCCAGGTGATTGACGCCAGTCTTGCTGGCCAGGTTCGCCGTCTCGGTCTGTCGCTCGCCAAAGCGAGCTGA
- the atpA gene encoding F0F1 ATP synthase subunit alpha, with product MVSIRPDEISAILKQQIEDYDKSVSVSNVGSVLQVGDGIARVYGLQQAMAGELLEFEDGTEGIALNLEDDNVGAVLMGEGLGIQEGSTVRATGKIASVPVGDALLGRVVNPLGQPIDGKGDLATNETRLIESPAPGIIQRKSVHEPMQTGITAIDAMIPIGRGQRELIIGDRQTGKTAIAIDTILNQKDQDVVCVYVAVGQKAASVAQVTEVLRERGALDYTVVVAANASEPAALQYLAPYTGASIAEFFMYKGKATLVIYDDLTKQAQAYRQMSLLLRRPPGREAYPGDVFYLHSRLLERAAKLSDAMGKGSMTALPIIETQAGDVSAYIPTNVISITDGQVFLSSDLFNSGLRPAINVGISVSRVGGAAQTKAIKKIAGTLKLELAQFDELAAFSQFASDLDAATQKQLGRGKRLRELLKQPQFSPLILAEQVAIVYAGVKGLIDDVPVDQVVQFSRELREYLKSNKPEFIQKIQEEKVLSPEAETMLKEAIAEVTSTMLATAN from the coding sequence ATGGTTTCCATCCGTCCAGACGAGATCAGCGCCATTCTCAAACAGCAGATCGAGGACTATGACAAGTCCGTTTCGGTCAGCAACGTCGGCAGCGTGCTCCAGGTGGGCGACGGTATCGCCCGTGTCTACGGCCTGCAGCAGGCCATGGCCGGCGAGCTGCTTGAGTTCGAGGATGGCACTGAGGGCATCGCTCTCAACCTCGAAGACGACAACGTCGGCGCGGTTTTGATGGGTGAGGGCCTGGGGATTCAGGAGGGGAGCACGGTGCGGGCCACCGGAAAGATCGCTTCGGTTCCTGTGGGTGACGCCCTGCTGGGCCGGGTGGTCAACCCCCTGGGACAGCCGATCGATGGCAAGGGGGATCTTGCGACCAATGAAACGCGCCTGATCGAGTCACCCGCGCCTGGCATCATCCAGCGCAAATCGGTGCACGAGCCGATGCAGACCGGCATCACCGCCATCGACGCGATGATTCCGATCGGCCGTGGCCAGCGTGAGCTGATCATCGGCGACCGTCAGACCGGTAAGACCGCGATCGCCATCGACACCATCCTCAACCAGAAGGATCAGGATGTTGTCTGTGTGTATGTGGCCGTCGGTCAGAAAGCAGCGTCTGTGGCCCAGGTCACTGAGGTGCTGCGTGAGCGTGGTGCCCTCGACTACACGGTTGTGGTGGCGGCCAACGCTTCCGAGCCCGCGGCCCTTCAGTATCTGGCTCCCTACACCGGCGCCTCGATCGCTGAGTTCTTCATGTACAAGGGCAAGGCCACCCTGGTGATTTACGACGATCTCACCAAGCAGGCTCAGGCTTATCGCCAGATGTCTCTGCTGCTCCGTCGTCCGCCCGGTCGTGAGGCCTATCCCGGCGACGTGTTCTATCTCCACAGCCGTCTGCTTGAGCGTGCCGCCAAGTTGTCCGATGCCATGGGCAAGGGTTCCATGACCGCCTTGCCGATCATTGAAACCCAGGCCGGTGACGTGTCGGCTTACATCCCCACCAACGTGATTTCGATCACGGATGGCCAGGTGTTCCTCAGTTCTGATTTGTTCAACTCGGGCCTGCGTCCGGCCATCAACGTTGGTATCTCCGTGAGCCGGGTGGGTGGTGCTGCCCAGACCAAGGCGATCAAGAAGATTGCCGGCACCCTGAAGCTGGAACTGGCCCAGTTCGACGAACTGGCGGCGTTCTCTCAGTTCGCCTCGGACCTGGATGCGGCCACCCAGAAGCAACTCGGTCGCGGTAAGCGTTTGCGCGAGCTGCTCAAGCAGCCTCAGTTCAGCCCGCTGATTCTGGCTGAGCAGGTCGCCATCGTCTACGCCGGTGTCAAGGGACTGATCGACGATGTTCCCGTGGATCAGGTGGTGCAGTTCTCCCGTGAGCTGCGCGAGTACCTCAAGAGCAACAAGCCTGAGTTCATTCAGAAGATTCAGGAGGAGAAGGTGCTCAGCCCCGAGGCCGAAACCATGCTGAAGGAGGCTATCGCTGAAGTCACCTCCACCATGCTGGCCACCGCCAACTGA
- a CDS encoding GTP-binding protein, producing the protein MRASDPSHACDGGPSTLKRCLQLLDQWRAELHLTPRETTLLAGNLKALERQLDRLAQRRLRVAVFGRVGVGKSSLVNALVGEAVLATDVAHGCTRQQQAVPWPIAVPGLKGVDLVDTPGIDEVAAAGRARLAARVALQADLVLLVLDGDITRVELEALEALRDGGKPVLPVLNRSDCWPPQELDALLQSIQRRLPNGMVAPVAVAAAPRQAVRLEDGRVRSRAMAARITALATGLQQWLEAQGPALLALNALRQAERLQQALEAGRLKRRRQAAQGLIGRYAALKAAGVAANPLVLLDLAGGLACDTALVVQLCQLYDLPMGGPAARRLLQRLSGHNALIGGAQLGIQVALSGVRQLLLVAAPFTAGLSLAPAAPVAMAQAALAVHTTRRTGRLTARWLLEQRGRGRRSQPQPTSLLKRLAWQDATLGRLLMTWPQRRDRGGLRELLP; encoded by the coding sequence ATGAGAGCCAGCGATCCCAGCCATGCCTGCGACGGGGGGCCATCCACCCTGAAACGTTGCCTGCAGCTGCTGGACCAGTGGCGTGCGGAGCTGCACCTCACCCCCAGGGAAACCACGCTGCTGGCCGGCAACCTCAAGGCGCTGGAACGCCAACTCGATCGATTGGCTCAGCGACGGCTGCGGGTGGCGGTGTTCGGGCGCGTCGGTGTTGGGAAGTCGAGCCTGGTGAATGCACTGGTGGGGGAGGCCGTGCTGGCCACCGACGTCGCCCATGGCTGCACCCGCCAACAGCAGGCCGTACCCTGGCCCATCGCTGTGCCGGGGCTGAAGGGCGTCGATCTGGTGGACACCCCGGGCATCGATGAGGTCGCCGCTGCCGGACGGGCCCGGCTGGCCGCTCGGGTGGCGCTGCAGGCCGATCTGGTGCTGTTGGTGCTGGATGGCGACATCACCCGTGTGGAACTGGAGGCCCTCGAAGCCCTGCGCGACGGCGGCAAACCCGTGCTGCCGGTGCTCAACCGCAGCGATTGCTGGCCGCCACAGGAGCTCGACGCCTTGCTGCAGAGCATCCAGCGGCGACTCCCCAACGGCATGGTCGCCCCCGTGGCGGTAGCCGCCGCACCGCGTCAGGCGGTGCGGCTGGAGGATGGCCGGGTGCGCAGCCGGGCCATGGCCGCCCGGATCACGGCCCTGGCCACAGGCCTGCAGCAGTGGCTGGAGGCGCAGGGCCCGGCCCTGCTCGCCCTCAACGCTCTGCGCCAGGCGGAACGACTGCAGCAGGCGCTGGAGGCTGGTCGACTGAAGCGCAGGCGCCAAGCGGCCCAGGGGCTGATCGGTCGCTACGCCGCCCTCAAGGCGGCGGGCGTCGCGGCCAATCCCTTGGTGCTGCTGGATCTGGCCGGAGGTCTCGCCTGCGACACGGCCCTGGTGGTGCAGCTCTGCCAGCTCTATGATCTGCCCATGGGGGGACCCGCCGCCCGCCGGCTGCTGCAGCGACTCTCGGGCCACAACGCCCTGATCGGCGGGGCCCAGCTGGGCATTCAGGTGGCCCTCAGCGGCGTCCGCCAGCTGCTGTTGGTGGCTGCCCCATTCACAGCCGGCCTCTCCCTGGCACCAGCGGCACCGGTAGCTATGGCCCAGGCGGCTCTGGCCGTCCACACCACCCGCCGCACCGGGCGACTCACCGCTCGCTGGCTCCTGGAGCAACGGGGCCGAGGCCGGCGGAGCCAACCACAGCCCACCAGCCTGCTGAAGCGGCTCGCCTGGCAGGACGCCACGCTGGGGCGACTTCTGATGACCTGGCCCCAGCGCCGGGATCGGGGCGGCCTGCGAGAGCTGCTGCCATGA